The genomic stretch GCAAATGTTAGTTTATTTTACTCTGTTTGATCCCCCCTAACCCCCCTTCAAAAAGAGTGGAAATTGATAAAGTCTCCCTTCTTAATGGGGATTTAAGGGGATCATGATTACTTAATAAAAGCCGTTTTACCAATAGCTTCTGAAATATGAGATAATCCTTCTTTTTCTAATTTACTAACTAATCCTTGTAAAATTTGAGGAATTAGCCAAGGCCCTTGATAAATCCATCCAGTATATAATTGTAATAAACTAGCTCCTGCTGTTATTTTTTCCCAAGCGTCTCCAGTTGAAAAAATTCCTCCTACTCCAATAATTGGTAATTTACCTTGAGTTTCTTGATAAATAAAACGAATAATATCTGTGGATCTTTTCTGAATAGGTATTCCACTAATTCCTCCGGCTTCTTCTTCAATTTTATTACCAGTTTTATCTAATATTTTTGTATTTAATTTTTCCCGTTTAATTGTAGTATTCGTAGCAATAATTCCAGTTAAATTATGAGTTTGTGATAAGTTAATAATTGTAGCGATCGCGTCCCATTCTAAATCAGGAGAAATCTTGACAAATAGGGGTTTTTGTTGTTTATTTGCTGCTTGTAAAGTTTGTAAAATAGTATTTAATTGTTCTCCTTCTTGTAGCGATCGCAAACCAGGAGTATTCGGAGAACTAACATTAACTACAAAATAATCTGCCCAATTTTCAAGATAACAAAAACTGCCTAAATAATCTTCGGCTGCCCCTTCTAATGGAGTTATTTTAGACTTACATAAATTAATGCCAATGGGAATATTACGAGGATGACGTTGCCAAGTATTTTGTAAAGTTTTAGCGATAATTTCTGCCCCTTGATTATTAGCCCCTAAACGGTTTAAAGCCGCTTTATCGAGGGGTAAACGAAACAAACGAGGTGGCGGGTTTCCAGATTGAGAATGGAGGGTAACAGCCCCAATTTCAGCAAAGCCAAAGCCTAAATGAGACCATATTCCTGCGGCTATTCCATCTTTATCACAGCCAGCAGCCAACCCTATAGGATTAGAAAAATTTAATCCCCATAATGTTTGTTGAAGACGAGGATCATTGACACAGAAAGTATCACTCATCTGAGAAAATATCCATTGTCCCCAAGGCGTTTTACGAGTATAATCAAGACGGTTGAAAGTATTTAAAAGTTGTTTATGTGCGCTTTCTGGGTTATTTTTAGTCGTAGCAAGTAACAGAGGATAGAAAAGTTGGGAGAAATTAAACATAAGCTCTTAATCATTTAATTAGATAATTATATTACATAAGTAACATTTTAAATATGTCAATCTACTACGCAATGATTTAATGCTTTGTTTATCCATAGACTCTAAATTTCAGGGAAACCCAACAATAAAAAGTAGGGTAAACCGTCTTATCTAAGAAATTAGGGGGCATTATAATAGCAATATAACGAGGTATAAGTAATTTTTACAATGCAACCAACTAATCCGAATCAATTTACTGAAAAAGCTTGGGAAGCCATCGTCAGAACTCCCGATATTGCTAAACAAAATACTCACCAACAAATTGAAACCGAACACTTAATGAAATCTCTCTTAGAACAAGAGGGACTTGCTATTAGTATTTTTAATAAAGCTAATATTAGTGTGCAACGGTTACGAGATAGAACCGAAGACTTTATTAGTCGTCAACCCAAAATATCTAATCCGGGTGAGTCTGTTTATCTTGGCCGTAGTTTAGATAGTCTTCTGGACAGGGCTGAACAGTTTCGGAAAGAATTTGAAGATGAATATATTTCTATCGAACATTTACTGTTAGCTTATACGAAGGATGACCGCTTTGGTAAAATTTTATTGAATGAATTTGGTTTGACGGAAAGTAAGTTAAAAGAAATCATTAAACAAGTGAGAGGAACTCAAAAAGTGACGGATCAAAATCCAGAAGGGAAATATGAATCTTTGGAAAAATATGGGCGTGATTTAACTCAATTAGCCAGAGAAGGTAAACTAGACCCAGTAATTGGGAGAGATGATGAAATTCGCCGGACTATTCAAATTCTTTCCCGTAGGACTAAAAATAATCCGGTTTTAATTGGAGAACCTGGAGTGGGTAAAACTGCTATTGTAGAGGGATTAGCACAACGAATTATTAATAGAGACGTTCCTGAATCTTTACGGGATAGAAAGTTAATTGCTTTGGATATGGGGGCATTAATTGCTGGAGCAAAATATCGAGGAGAATTTGAAGAAAGACTTAAAGCAGTGTTAAAAGAAGTGACAGATTCTCAAGGGAATATTGTCATGTTTATTGATGAAATTCATACGGTTGTGGGTGCAGGGGCAACTCAAGGGGCGATGGATGCAGGAAACCTTTTAAAACCTATGTTAGCGCGGGGAGAATTGCATTGTATTGGGGCGACAACTTTAGATGAATATCGTAAGTATATTGAGAAAGATGCAGCCTTAGAACGACGTTTTCAATCAGTGTTAGTTGATGAACCTAATGTAGTTGATACAATCTCAATTTTACGAGGATTAAAAGAACGTTATGAAGTCCATCATGGGGTCAAAATTGCTGATACGGCTTTAGTGGCTGCGGCTATGTTATCTAATCGTTATATTAGTGATCGTTTTTTACCGGATAAAGCGATTGATTTAGTTGATGAAGCTGCTGCTAAATTAAAGATGGAAATTACGTCTAAACCTGAAGAATTAGATGAAATAGATCGCAAGGTTCTTCAGTTAGAAATGGAACGACTTTCTTTACAAAAAGAAGAGGCTCAAGCTTCTCGTGAACGGTTAGCAAAACTAGAAAAAGAGTTAGCTGATCTCAAGGAACAACAATCTCAACTTAATGCTCAATGGCAATCAGAAAAAGAAGTGATTGATCAGATTCAAACAGTTAAAGAAACTATCAATCAAATTAATCTAGAAATTCAGGAAGCTGAGCGAAATTATGATTTGAATAAAGCGGCTGAATTGCGTTATGGTAAATTAACTAATTTACAACGAAAAGTAAAAGAATTTGAAACTAAAATTGAGGAACGTCAGACAACCGGTAAAACACTATTACGTGAAGAAGTTGTAGAAACTGATATTGCTGAAATTATTGCTAAATGGACAGGAATTCCCATTATTAAGTTAGTCGAATCTGAGAAGGAAAAACTATTACATTTAGAAGACGAACTTCATGAAAGAGTCGTTGGTCAAGAAGAAGCTGTTACATTTGTAGCAGAAGCAATTCAGCGTTCTCGTGCTGGACTTTCTGATCCTAATCGTCCTACTGCTAGTTTTATCTTTTTGGGGCCAACAGGGGTAGGTAAAACTGAATTAGCTAAAGCCTTATCTCAAAATATTTTTGATACGGAAGATGCGTTAGTTCGGATTGATATGTCTGAATATATGGAGAAGCATAGTGTATCTCGTTTAATTGGTGCGCCTCCAGGATATGTAGGCTATGATGAAGGGGGACAATTAACAGAAGCAATTCGTCGTCGTCCTTATTCTGTTATCTTGTTTGATGAGATAGAAAAAGCTCATGCTGATGTCTTCAATATGATGTTACAAATTCTTGATGATGGACGTTTAACGGACTCTCAAGGTCGTACAGTAGACTTTAAGAATACTATTATCATCATGACCAGTAATATCGGTTCTCAATACATTTTAGATGTGGTGGGTGATGATTCTCGTTATGATGAAATGCGTTCCCGTGTGATGGAAGCAATGGGTAATAGTTTCCGTCCTGAATTTCTTAATCGTATTGATGAAATTATTATTTTTCACGGGTTACAAAAGTCTCAGTTACGGGAAATTGTTAAGTTACAAGTTCAACTACTGAAAACACGATTAGAAGAACAAAAAATGTCTCTTAAATTAGCTGACTCTGCTTTAGATTTTGTGGCGGATATCGGTTATAATCCTATTTATGGTGCCAGACCTTTAAAACGGGCGGTTCAAAGGTACTTAGAAACGTCTATTGCTAAGTCAATTCTTAAGGGAGAATTTAAAGCAGGAGATACTATTTTTGTCGATGTAGAAGATGAAAGATTGAGCTTTAAACGGTTGCCTTCTGAGATGTTAATGGTTTAATTAAATAGGGGCATAATATGAGAGTAATACTATTATGCCCTGACCAAGTTTTAATCTAAGTTGGGCATGGCAGAGCATGAATATTTAGGATAAGATTAGATGATTCTCTGATGCCATGCCCCTACAAATATTATACTTAAATATTATTAATGTCATTACGAGTGGACAATAATGGTAAAATAGTGACTTGTTGTTAATCAGGTTGAATTTAATTAATATGTGGCGAGTCAATATTTATTGTAGTGGAGATGATTGGAAACGCTATGGTGCTGACTTTAAAGAAATGACGAAAAAATATCAATCTGAATTGATAGTTTCCCAAAAAATGCCCGATGAAACGCGTATTATGGCTTACAAAATTGAGGGTATTAACGAAGCAGAAAGCTTTCAGGAAGATTGTATTAAGTTTTCTGGATTTACTTCTGATTATGAATCTTTTTAAAAATGATTTACTTTAGCGATTGGTATTATTGAACGGTTCAGCTTTTGATTATAGTGTTCCGTGTCAAACCCCAAGTGTTCACGAACTAGATATAAAGGACGACGTTTATCTTCTCTGTAAATGCGACCAACATATTCCCCAATTACCCCTAAAAAGACCAATTGAATGCCTCCAATAAATAGAGTAGCCATGAATAATAATGTCCAACCAGGAACCCAAATTGAGGTAAATAATCGCAATATTAAAGCATAAATAATACCCGCTAAAGATAAGCCAAAAGTCAATAATCCAGCCCAAATTGCCATTCTTAAAGGAACCAAAGAAAAAGATAAAATCCCATCCATAGCAAAGCGGAACATTTTCCATAAGGGATATTTACTCACTCCCGCAAATCTTTGGGCCCGTTGATAGGGAACTGGAATCTGACGAAACCCGACCCAACTGACCATCCCTCGGAGGAAGCGATCACGTTCTGGCATATGTTTTAACGCTTCTACCACACGACGATCCATCAGACGAAAATCCCCCGTATCTAGGGGAATAGCTACGTCTGACAGATGGTTGATTAAACGATAGAAAGCCTTAGCAGTCCACAGTTTAAATGCGGTTTCTCCCGGTCTATCTGTCCGAACCCCATAGGCCACATCGTAACCTTTGCGCCATTGTTCTATCATGTCTGGAATGACTTCAGGAGGATCTTGTAAATCCGCATCAATGAGAACAACTGCATCTCCTGAAATGTAGTCTAAACCTGCGGTGACAGCCATTTGATGGCCAAAGTTTCGAGAGAGTAACACCACTTTGACTCTTTTATCGTCCCGTTGCAAGTGACGCAACAGTTCAGATGTTTGATCTTGACTGCCATCATCAACATAAATGACTTCAAAGGAGGGGGTTATTTGTTCTAAAACCCTGACTAAACGATGGTGAGTCTGGTTGATGACTTCTTCTTCGTTGTAACAGGGGACAATGACTGAGATCAACAAGGTGATTTTCTCCTCACAACAGACTTTCGACACTTGCCACTGATGCTAACTTAAGAGAGGGAGTCTTAAGACATTATTGATGAGTTTTGGCCGGTATACAGAGTAAAGTATGTCCTTCAAGGCGAGTTTCGTAGCCTAGATGACTCAAGAAGGGTTCAACCCCTAATAAGGCTGATTCTCCGGTTTGAACATCTTTATGTATATCAATACAAAGGTATGGTAGATAGGTAGTCAGGGTAGTTTTAGCCCCATGTAAAGCATATAGTTCAAAACCTTCAATATCAATTTTTAATGCTTTGGGTTGTAAATTATGGGCCGCTACATAATCATCAATTGTTGTTACTTCGACTTTGTAAGTTTCATGTTTAAGACTATGACTAACCGTTGGCGCATTGAGGGTCGAAACATCTGAAGCCCAAGTTAATTCATTATCGGGAGTATATTCTATAAATTCCGCTTCTCCTGGTTTATCTGCGATCGCGGCTTTGACAACTGTTACATTATCAAGATGATTTAAGTCAACAATTTGTTGTAAAAAATGTTGTGTTCTTTTAGCAGGTTCAAAGGCATAAACATGACCCTGAGAACCAACAGCACGAGATAAAGGAAGGGCAATTACACCAAAAGCAGAACCAATATCTAAGACGGTATCTCCTTCTTTAATCTGGGAACAAAGCCAATTAGAACAGTGAGTTTCTACATAATAAGTCAATTTCTTATCATTTTTAGGATGTAGACAGTGAGGATAAATTCTTAACATCTCTACTGGTGCGAGAACTTCCATATCGTTCATCTGACAAGTTAGAATAGAACCTGATTTATTTTCAGTTACTAATTCCTGACAGGTTTCTCTAAGAAGTTGTTGATTGAGTTTTTCTAATAATTCGATAGTTTGGCTCTGTTGTTGTTGTAAACTAATAACTTGGTTTTCAAGGTGGGTCAGTCCCAAAGCCTTACGGATAAAGAGTTTTATTGAATTTATTATTGCCATGTTTTTAAGATATTAATCAGTTTCAATTTTTAATTTATGCAGATCCAAAGTTCATTGGACTGAGTATAGCATGAGAAAGTTCCCGAAATTGTCCTTGACACTTAGCCATCTTTCGATTAATGTGACACAATATGTTAAATAGTACATTTATGTGATTAAATAGGTCAAAAATATTCATTTTAAGTTTGTTCTAACCTATTGAGGGCTTAACAATTAAACAGAGTATCGATAAATTTTGTCTAGGTTCTTATTATGTTTTTAGTTGTCCATCAAAAAAAAGTTGGTTTTATTATACTTAGTTGTATTTATTTTTTAATAGGAATT from Aphanothece sacrum FPU1 encodes the following:
- the clpB gene encoding ATP-dependent chaperone ClpB, which codes for MQPTNPNQFTEKAWEAIVRTPDIAKQNTHQQIETEHLMKSLLEQEGLAISIFNKANISVQRLRDRTEDFISRQPKISNPGESVYLGRSLDSLLDRAEQFRKEFEDEYISIEHLLLAYTKDDRFGKILLNEFGLTESKLKEIIKQVRGTQKVTDQNPEGKYESLEKYGRDLTQLAREGKLDPVIGRDDEIRRTIQILSRRTKNNPVLIGEPGVGKTAIVEGLAQRIINRDVPESLRDRKLIALDMGALIAGAKYRGEFEERLKAVLKEVTDSQGNIVMFIDEIHTVVGAGATQGAMDAGNLLKPMLARGELHCIGATTLDEYRKYIEKDAALERRFQSVLVDEPNVVDTISILRGLKERYEVHHGVKIADTALVAAAMLSNRYISDRFLPDKAIDLVDEAAAKLKMEITSKPEELDEIDRKVLQLEMERLSLQKEEAQASRERLAKLEKELADLKEQQSQLNAQWQSEKEVIDQIQTVKETINQINLEIQEAERNYDLNKAAELRYGKLTNLQRKVKEFETKIEERQTTGKTLLREEVVETDIAEIIAKWTGIPIIKLVESEKEKLLHLEDELHERVVGQEEAVTFVAEAIQRSRAGLSDPNRPTASFIFLGPTGVGKTELAKALSQNIFDTEDALVRIDMSEYMEKHSVSRLIGAPPGYVGYDEGGQLTEAIRRRPYSVILFDEIEKAHADVFNMMLQILDDGRLTDSQGRTVDFKNTIIIMTSNIGSQYILDVVGDDSRYDEMRSRVMEAMGNSFRPEFLNRIDEIIIFHGLQKSQLREIVKLQVQLLKTRLEEQKMSLKLADSALDFVADIGYNPIYGARPLKRAVQRYLETSIAKSILKGEFKAGDTIFVDVEDERLSFKRLPSEMLMV
- a CDS encoding FkbM family methyltransferase, whose protein sequence is MAIINSIKLFIRKALGLTHLENQVISLQQQQSQTIELLEKLNQQLLRETCQELVTENKSGSILTCQMNDMEVLAPVEMLRIYPHCLHPKNDKKLTYYVETHCSNWLCSQIKEGDTVLDIGSAFGVIALPLSRAVGSQGHVYAFEPAKRTQHFLQQIVDLNHLDNVTVVKAAIADKPGEAEFIEYTPDNELTWASDVSTLNAPTVSHSLKHETYKVEVTTIDDYVAAHNLQPKALKIDIEGFELYALHGAKTTLTTYLPYLCIDIHKDVQTGESALLGVEPFLSHLGYETRLEGHTLLCIPAKTHQ
- a CDS encoding glycosyltransferase family 2 protein translates to MLISVIVPCYNEEEVINQTHHRLVRVLEQITPSFEVIYVDDGSQDQTSELLRHLQRDDKRVKVVLLSRNFGHQMAVTAGLDYISGDAVVLIDADLQDPPEVIPDMIEQWRKGYDVAYGVRTDRPGETAFKLWTAKAFYRLINHLSDVAIPLDTGDFRLMDRRVVEALKHMPERDRFLRGMVSWVGFRQIPVPYQRAQRFAGVSKYPLWKMFRFAMDGILSFSLVPLRMAIWAGLLTFGLSLAGIIYALILRLFTSIWVPGWTLLFMATLFIGGIQLVFLGVIGEYVGRIYREDKRRPLYLVREHLGFDTEHYNQKLNRSIIPIAKVNHF
- a CDS encoding quinone-dependent dihydroorotate dehydrogenase, producing the protein MFNFSQLFYPLLLATTKNNPESAHKQLLNTFNRLDYTRKTPWGQWIFSQMSDTFCVNDPRLQQTLWGLNFSNPIGLAAGCDKDGIAAGIWSHLGFGFAEIGAVTLHSQSGNPPPRLFRLPLDKAALNRLGANNQGAEIIAKTLQNTWQRHPRNIPIGINLCKSKITPLEGAAEDYLGSFCYLENWADYFVVNVSSPNTPGLRSLQEGEQLNTILQTLQAANKQQKPLFVKISPDLEWDAIATIINLSQTHNLTGIIATNTTIKREKLNTKILDKTGNKIEEEAGGISGIPIQKRSTDIIRFIYQETQGKLPIIGVGGIFSTGDAWEKITAGASLLQLYTGWIYQGPWLIPQILQGLVSKLEKEGLSHISEAIGKTAFIK